From one Streptococcus oralis genomic stretch:
- a CDS encoding energy-coupling factor transporter transmembrane component T — protein sequence MVKVATQTPIIGLFFLILSLETSFIPSIALNLSVVAFCILFMLYYRRFKLLAWMLLLAILPSFANYWAVQLHGDASQAVILGTRAFVTVCICLVFVSSISLKELLLYLAQKGLSRSWAYALIVVFNAFPLIQQEIKSLKEACLLRGQKLHVWSPLIYSKVLMTVFRWRHLYLRALSAHGYDEHAQLENSYRTFYISQRTKLIYLLFFLLLQTSLFL from the coding sequence ATGGTCAAAGTAGCAACCCAGACACCGATAATCGGTCTCTTCTTTCTAATTTTATCCTTGGAAACATCTTTCATTCCTTCGATTGCTCTTAATCTTTCAGTAGTCGCATTTTGCATTCTCTTCATGCTCTACTACCGTCGATTTAAATTGTTGGCTTGGATGCTCTTGCTCGCCATTTTACCATCTTTTGCCAATTACTGGGCAGTACAGTTACATGGGGATGCTTCGCAGGCAGTGATACTTGGAACGAGGGCCTTTGTGACGGTTTGTATCTGTCTTGTCTTTGTTTCCAGTATTTCCTTAAAAGAGCTTCTCTTGTACTTGGCTCAAAAGGGGTTATCACGGTCTTGGGCCTATGCCTTAATTGTGGTATTCAATGCCTTTCCCCTCATTCAACAAGAAATCAAGTCCCTCAAGGAAGCTTGCTTATTGCGTGGTCAAAAATTGCATGTTTGGTCTCCCCTGATTTACAGTAAGGTTCTGATGACAGTCTTTAGGTGGCGCCATCTTTACCTGAGAGCTCTATCTGCGCATGGATATGACGAGCATGCACAGTTGGAGAATAGTTATCGGACTTTTTATATTTCTCAGAGGACAAAATTGATCTACCTACTTTTCTTTTTATTGCTTCAAACCAGCCTATTTCTATAA
- the thiW gene encoding energy coupling factor transporter S component ThiW, which produces MRNHQLQVHKLTILSMMIALDVVLTPIFRIEGMAPMSSVVNILAGILMGPVYALVMATVTAFIRMTTQGIPPLALTGATFGALLAGLFYKYGRKFRYSALGEILGTGIIGSIVSYPVMVLFTGSAAKLSWFIYTPRFFGATLIGTAIAFLAFRFLIKQEFFKKVQGYFFGERID; this is translated from the coding sequence ATGAGAAACCACCAACTACAAGTTCACAAATTAACCATTTTATCCATGATGATTGCTCTTGACGTAGTACTTACACCCATCTTTCGAATTGAAGGAATGGCACCAATGTCCAGTGTAGTCAACATTCTTGCAGGGATTTTGATGGGACCTGTTTATGCCTTGGTCATGGCTACAGTCACAGCCTTTATCCGTATGACGACTCAAGGTATTCCCCCTTTGGCCCTAACAGGAGCTACTTTTGGAGCCCTCCTTGCAGGTCTCTTTTATAAGTATGGTCGGAAATTTCGCTATTCTGCTCTAGGAGAAATCTTGGGAACAGGGATTATCGGTTCCATTGTTTCCTATCCTGTCATGGTTCTCTTTACAGGATCTGCGGCCAAGCTTAGCTGGTTTATCTACACTCCTAGATTTTTTGGAGCAACCTTGATTGGTACAGCCATAGCTTTTCTTGCCTTTCGATTTTTAATCAAGCAGGAATTCTTTAAAAAAGTGCAGGGATATTTCTTTGGAGAAAGGATAGACTGA
- a CDS encoding hydroxyethylthiazole kinase: MQEFTNPFPLTSSSLIHCITNEISCEMLANGILALGSKPVMADDPREVLDFTKQSQALFINLGHLSAEKEKAIRMAATYAAQAGLPMVVDAVGVAASSIRKDLVTDLLEYNPTVLKGNMSEIRSLVGLKHHGVGVDASAKDQETEDLLQVLKDWCQLYPGMSFLVTGPKDLIVSENQVAVLRNGCAELDWITGTGDLVGALTTVFLSQGKTAFEASCLAVSYLNIAAERILVQGMGLEGFRYQVLNQLSLLKRDENWLKAIKGDFYE, from the coding sequence ATGCAGGAATTTACAAATCCCTTTCCTCTAACCTCCAGCTCCTTAATTCACTGCATCACCAATGAGATTTCCTGTGAGATGCTGGCCAATGGAATTTTGGCTCTGGGATCTAAACCTGTCATGGCAGATGATCCCCGTGAGGTTCTTGATTTTACCAAACAAAGCCAAGCTCTCTTTATCAATCTGGGGCATTTGTCAGCTGAGAAGGAGAAAGCAATCCGCATGGCAGCTACTTATGCAGCTCAAGCTGGCCTCCCAATGGTAGTAGATGCGGTTGGCGTAGCAGCTTCATCCATTCGTAAGGACCTAGTCACAGATCTTTTAGAATACAATCCCACGGTCCTTAAAGGAAATATGTCGGAAATCCGAAGTCTTGTTGGTTTAAAACACCACGGAGTTGGGGTCGATGCGAGTGCTAAAGATCAAGAAACTGAGGATTTGCTCCAAGTCTTGAAAGACTGGTGTCAGCTTTATCCTGGTATGTCATTTTTAGTCACTGGCCCCAAGGACCTCATCGTTTCAGAAAATCAAGTTGCTGTATTGAGGAATGGCTGTGCAGAATTGGACTGGATAACAGGGACAGGAGACCTGGTTGGAGCCTTGACAACCGTTTTTCTCAGCCAAGGAAAGACTGCCTTTGAAGCTTCCTGCCTAGCAGTTTCTTATCTCAATATCGCTGCTGAGAGAATTCTTGTTCAAGGAATGGGATTGGAAGGTTTTCGTTACCAAGTTCTCAATCAACTCTCTCTCCTAAAAAGAGATGAAAACTGGCTAAAAGCCATCAAAGGAGACTTTTATGAATAG
- a CDS encoding ATP-binding cassette domain-containing protein, which produces MGLELRGIQSPIFSEPIDFTFHEQAFTLLVGSSGSGKSSLFQIIAQVTSLPYSGQVLIDGNQVSQLSIVERVQTVGILFQNPNHQFTMENLFEELIFTLENIGHLVQEIDSKIAEVVQQCRCKAILHRPIHHLSGGEKQKAALAVLFAMNPRVYLLDEPFASIDRKSRLEILEILKELVSNGKTVILCDHDLSDYEAYIDHMVELRDGQLREVFQIPCSEMTQVASKKVAPSPELFHMDRTTCELDYRPLFSISDFTFYQGISCILGDNGVGKSTLFRSILQFQKYKGRITWKGSVLKKKKSLYRDLTGVVQEAEKQFIRVSLREELQLDSPDSERNQRILQALRYFNLEQALDKSPYQLSGGQQKILQLLTILTSKASVILLDEPFAGLDDRACDYFCQWILEDRNQGRSFLIISHRLDPLISVVDYWIEMTSEGLSHLKDVTISKPLTSRSINTQGEVK; this is translated from the coding sequence ATGGGCCTGGAATTAAGAGGGATTCAATCCCCAATCTTTTCGGAGCCGATTGATTTTACTTTTCATGAGCAAGCTTTTACCTTGTTAGTTGGGAGCAGTGGTTCAGGAAAATCCAGTCTCTTTCAAATCATTGCCCAGGTCACTTCCTTACCCTATAGTGGTCAAGTCCTGATAGATGGAAACCAGGTCAGTCAGCTTTCAATCGTTGAACGTGTTCAGACGGTCGGCATTCTCTTTCAAAATCCCAATCACCAATTTACCATGGAGAACTTGTTTGAGGAGCTGATTTTTACCTTGGAAAATATTGGGCATCTCGTTCAGGAAATTGATTCTAAAATAGCAGAGGTGGTCCAGCAATGTCGCTGCAAGGCGATTTTGCACCGTCCCATTCATCACTTATCAGGTGGGGAAAAGCAAAAGGCTGCACTGGCTGTTCTTTTTGCTATGAACCCTAGGGTCTATCTCTTGGATGAACCCTTTGCTTCCATTGATCGAAAAAGTAGGCTAGAGATCCTAGAGATTCTAAAAGAGTTGGTCTCTAATGGGAAGACAGTCATCCTGTGCGACCATGATTTATCAGACTATGAAGCCTATATCGACCATATGGTGGAGCTAAGAGACGGCCAGTTAAGGGAGGTGTTTCAAATCCCTTGCTCTGAGATGACACAGGTTGCTTCAAAGAAAGTTGCTCCTAGCCCAGAACTATTCCACATGGACAGAACGACTTGTGAGCTAGATTATCGCCCCCTCTTTTCCATTTCTGATTTTACATTCTACCAAGGAATTTCTTGTATCTTGGGTGATAATGGTGTCGGGAAATCAACCCTCTTTCGCTCAATTCTTCAATTTCAAAAGTATAAAGGGCGCATTACTTGGAAGGGTTCGGTCCTGAAAAAGAAAAAGAGTTTGTATCGTGACTTGACAGGTGTTGTTCAGGAAGCTGAGAAGCAGTTTATCCGAGTCAGTCTGCGAGAGGAACTGCAATTAGATAGTCCAGACTCTGAAAGAAATCAGCGGATTCTCCAAGCTTTACGATATTTTAATCTGGAGCAGGCGCTTGATAAGAGTCCCTATCAATTAAGTGGTGGTCAACAAAAGATTCTTCAGCTTTTGACCATCTTGACCAGCAAGGCTTCTGTGATCTTGCTAGATGAGCCATTTGCTGGTTTGGATGATAGAGCCTGCGACTACTTTTGTCAGTGGATTCTGGAGGACAGAAATCAAGGAAGAAGTTTTCTGATCATTAGCCATCGTTTAGATCCCTTGATTTCTGTGGTTGATTATTGGATTGAGATGACGAGTGAGGGGCTTAGTCATCTCAAAGACGTGACCATCAGCAAACCTCTCACATCTCGGAGTATCAATACTCAAGGGGAGGTGAAGTAG
- the tenA gene encoding thiaminase II produces the protein MEFTDIAMELSKEAWQASFHHPFVLQLQEGNLEPSIFRYYLIQDAYYLKSFSEAYHLLADKTSNQEMKRLLKQNAQSLVEGELFIRQQFFMELGISYQEMEQHPIAPTCYHYISHIYRQFAEPNLGIAFASLLPCPWLYHDLGKALNRKPSPNPLYQQWIETYITDELEQQIKEEEALVNQLYRESNETDKQKMLEAFHRSVHMEAKFWEMAYQHQTWTSDLQSLEKEKK, from the coding sequence ATGGAATTTACAGATATTGCGATGGAATTATCCAAGGAAGCTTGGCAGGCTTCCTTTCATCACCCCTTTGTTTTACAGTTACAAGAGGGGAATTTAGAACCTTCTATTTTCCGCTATTACCTGATTCAGGATGCCTACTACCTGAAGTCTTTTTCAGAAGCCTATCACCTCTTGGCTGATAAGACTTCAAACCAAGAGATGAAAAGACTCTTGAAACAAAATGCCCAGAGTCTAGTGGAGGGTGAGTTGTTTATCCGCCAACAATTTTTCATGGAATTAGGAATCAGCTACCAGGAAATGGAGCAACATCCAATCGCTCCAACCTGTTATCATTACATTTCTCATATTTATCGCCAGTTTGCAGAGCCAAACTTGGGCATTGCTTTTGCTAGTTTGCTTCCATGTCCTTGGTTATACCATGATTTGGGCAAGGCACTTAATCGCAAACCATCCCCGAATCCTCTTTATCAACAGTGGATTGAGACCTATATCACCGATGAGTTAGAACAGCAGATTAAAGAGGAAGAAGCCCTGGTCAATCAGCTCTATCGCGAAAGCAACGAGACAGACAAACAAAAAATGCTAGAGGCCTTCCACCGAAGTGTCCACATGGAAGCTAAGTTTTGGGAGATGGCTTACCAACATCAAACCTGGACGAGTGATTTGCAATCCTTAGAAAAAGAGAAGAAATAG
- a CDS encoding ECF transporter S component — MLKKWQLKDVILLAFLSIFFGGVFVGSGYLFDILTLILAPLGLQAFANEILFGLWCMAAPIAAIFVPRVGSATIGEVLAALAEVLYGSQFGLGALLSGLVQGLGSEFGFLVTKNRYESWLSLTANSIGITLFSFVYEYIKLGYYAFSLPFVLSLLVVRFISVFFFCTILVRAIVKLYHQFAAGGKA; from the coding sequence ATGTTGAAAAAATGGCAGTTAAAAGATGTTATCTTGCTTGCTTTCTTGTCTATCTTTTTTGGTGGCGTTTTTGTGGGTTCAGGCTATCTGTTTGATATTCTCACCCTGATCTTGGCCCCTCTTGGTTTGCAGGCCTTTGCCAATGAAATTCTCTTTGGTCTCTGGTGTATGGCTGCACCCATTGCAGCTATCTTTGTTCCAAGAGTCGGAAGTGCAACGATTGGAGAAGTGCTTGCTGCACTTGCTGAAGTCCTTTATGGTAGCCAATTCGGTCTAGGAGCTCTTTTGTCTGGCTTGGTTCAAGGTCTGGGAAGTGAATTTGGTTTTCTCGTAACCAAGAATCGCTATGAAAGTTGGCTCTCTCTAACTGCTAATAGTATTGGGATTACCCTTTTTAGCTTTGTCTATGAATACATTAAATTAGGTTACTATGCCTTCTCCCTTCCTTTTGTCCTTTCCTTGCTGGTGGTGCGTTTTATTTCCGTCTTTTTCTTCTGTACCATTTTGGTTCGTGCCATTGTCAAACTCTATCATCAGTTTGCAGCTGGAGGAAAGGCATAG